The following proteins are encoded in a genomic region of Gammaproteobacteria bacterium:
- a CDS encoding acetolactate synthase 3 large subunit yields MELSGGQIIVQFLKDEGVECIFGYPGGAVLHIYDEIYKQDAVKHVLVRHEQGATHAADGYARATGRTGVALVTSGPGSTNAVTGIATAFMDSIPLVVLTGQVPTPWIGSDAFQEVDTVGITRPCVKHNFLVKDVRDLAETLKRAFYLASTGRPGPVVVDIPKDVTDPRVKVPYVYPRKVHVRSYNPTVKGHSKQIKRATDLLLGAKRPMIYSGGGVVLGNGSGELTELTRLLGYPITNTLMGLGAYPGTDRQFLGMLGMHGTYEANMAMHECDVLLAVGARFDDRVTGSTEQFCPHAQIIHVDVDPSSIAKNVRVDVPIVGTVQHVLREMIDLVKGGEVRPDARALAEWWERIEKWRALRCLEYTPSLDRIKPQSVVETLYRVTGGGAYVTSDVGQHQMWVAQYYKFDKPRRWINSGGLGTMGFGLPAAIGVKLAFPDAPVVCVTGDASIQMCIQELSTAFQYKLPLKIVNLNNRYMGMVRQWQEFFYESRYSHTYLEALPDFVKLAEAYGHVGVRVDRPDRVEPALREAMASDRLVFLDVMTDPTENVYPMIEAGKGQDQMRLPPHLSAERELA; encoded by the coding sequence GTGGAGCTCAGTGGCGGGCAGATCATCGTGCAATTCCTCAAGGACGAGGGCGTGGAATGCATCTTCGGGTACCCCGGGGGGGCCGTACTGCACATCTACGACGAGATCTACAAGCAGGACGCCGTCAAGCACGTGCTGGTCCGTCACGAGCAGGGCGCGACGCACGCCGCCGACGGGTACGCGCGCGCGACCGGGCGCACGGGCGTGGCCCTCGTCACCTCCGGTCCGGGCTCCACGAACGCCGTCACCGGCATCGCCACGGCCTTCATGGACTCGATTCCGCTGGTGGTCCTGACCGGTCAGGTGCCGACGCCCTGGATCGGCAGCGACGCCTTCCAGGAGGTCGACACGGTCGGCATCACGCGGCCGTGCGTGAAGCACAACTTCCTCGTGAAGGACGTGCGGGACCTCGCCGAGACGCTGAAGCGCGCCTTCTACCTGGCCTCCACGGGACGGCCGGGGCCGGTGGTCGTGGACATCCCCAAGGACGTCACGGACCCGCGGGTCAAGGTGCCCTACGTGTACCCGAGGAAGGTCCACGTGCGCTCCTACAATCCCACCGTCAAGGGCCACAGCAAGCAGATCAAGCGGGCGACGGACCTCCTCCTCGGCGCCAAGCGTCCCATGATCTACAGCGGGGGTGGCGTCGTCCTCGGCAACGGGTCGGGCGAACTCACCGAGCTGACCCGCCTGCTCGGCTACCCGATCACGAACACGCTGATGGGTCTCGGGGCCTACCCGGGCACGGACCGGCAGTTCCTCGGAATGCTCGGCATGCACGGCACCTACGAAGCCAACATGGCAATGCACGAGTGCGACGTCCTGCTCGCCGTGGGGGCGCGGTTCGACGATCGCGTGACGGGGAGCACCGAGCAGTTCTGCCCCCACGCCCAGATCATCCACGTGGACGTGGACCCGTCCTCGATTGCGAAGAACGTGCGGGTGGACGTGCCCATCGTCGGCACGGTGCAGCACGTGCTGCGCGAGATGATCGACCTGGTGAAGGGAGGCGAGGTGCGCCCCGACGCGAGGGCGCTGGCCGAGTGGTGGGAGCGGATCGAGAAGTGGCGCGCCCTGCGCTGCCTCGAGTACACGCCCTCCCTCGACCGCATCAAGCCGCAGTCCGTGGTGGAGACCCTCTACCGGGTCACGGGGGGCGGCGCCTACGTCACCTCGGACGTGGGGCAGCACCAGATGTGGGTCGCGCAGTATTATAAGTTCGACAAGCCGCGGCGCTGGATCAATTCGGGGGGGCTCGGGACCATGGGGTTCGGCCTGCCGGCCGCCATCGGGGTGAAGCTGGCGTTCCCCGACGCGCCGGTCGTCTGCGTCACGGGCGACGCGAGCATCCAGATGTGCATCCAGGAACTGTCCACGGCCTTCCAGTACAAGTTGCCCCTGAAGATCGTGAACCTGAACAACCGTTACATGGGCATGGTCCGCCAGTGGCAGGAATTCTTTTACGAGAGCCGGTACTCGCACACCTACCTGGAGGCGCTGCCGGATTTCGTGAAGCTCGCGGAGGCCTACGGGCACGTCGGGGTCCGGGTCGACCGCCCGGACCGGGTCGAGCCGGCCCTCCGTGAGGCCATGGCCAGCGACCGGCTGGTGTTCCTCGACGTCATGACGGACCCCACCGAGAACGTGTACCCAATGATCGAAGCGGGCAAGGGCCAGGACCAGATGCGGCTCCCGCCCCACCTTTCCGCCGAGCGGGAGCTCGCCTGA
- the ilvN gene encoding acetolactate synthase small subunit, translated as MRHIISILVENESGALSRIAGLFSARGYNIESLTVAPTEDPSLSRMTLVTRGSDEIVEQITKQLNKLVDVVKLADLTEGPHLERELMLLKARAVDVERDELKRLADIFRGRIVDVTDATYTIELTGSSDKLDAFIAAVGPKHIVEVVRSGVSGIARGERCLRA; from the coding sequence ATGCGACACATCATTTCGATCCTGGTGGAGAACGAGTCCGGCGCCCTGTCGCGGATCGCGGGGCTGTTCTCCGCGCGCGGTTACAACATCGAATCGCTCACGGTCGCGCCGACCGAAGACCCTTCCCTGTCCCGCATGACGCTCGTCACCCGGGGCAGTGACGAGATCGTGGAGCAGATCACCAAGCAGTTGAACAAGCTGGTGGACGTCGTCAAGCTCGCGGACCTGACCGAGGGGCCGCACCTGGAGCGCGAGCTGATGCTGCTCAAGGCCCGTGCGGTCGACGTCGAGCGCGACGAATTGAAGCGGCTGGCGGACATCTTTCGCGGGCGCATCGTCGACGTGACGGACGCGACCTACACCATCGAATTGACTGGCTCGAGCGACAAGCTCGACGCCTTCATCGCCGCGGTCGGACCGAAACACATCGTGGAGGTCGTACGTTCCGGGGTGTCTGGGATCGCCAGGGGCGAGCGGTGCCTGCGTGCGTGA
- the ilvC gene encoding ketol-acid reductoisomerase, with translation MKIYYDKDADLSIIRGKKVAIIGYGSQGHAHANNLKDSGVDVVVSERAGSAAEAKARNAGFAVKPVPEAVAGADVVMILVPDEFQAKVYREEIGPHLKKGAALAFAHGFNIHFQQIDPPADVDVIMIAPKGPGHLVRSTYTEGGGVPSLIAVYQDASGKARDIALSYASANGAGRAGVIETTFREECETDLFGEQVVLCGGLTALIQAGFETLVDAGYAPEMAYFECVHEVKLIVDLIYEGGIANMRYSVSNTAEYGDLTRGPRIVTDETRAEMRKILQEIQTGQFAREFILENQAGAASLKAMRRLTQAHPVEEVGAKLRDMMPWIKAHKLVDRSRN, from the coding sequence ATGAAGATCTATTACGATAAGGATGCCGACCTGTCGATCATCCGCGGCAAGAAGGTGGCGATCATCGGGTACGGCTCCCAGGGCCACGCACACGCCAACAATCTGAAGGATTCGGGTGTCGACGTGGTGGTGAGCGAGCGTGCCGGCTCGGCCGCGGAGGCCAAGGCGCGCAACGCGGGTTTTGCGGTGAAGCCGGTTCCCGAGGCGGTCGCGGGCGCGGACGTCGTGATGATCCTGGTGCCCGACGAGTTCCAGGCGAAGGTGTACCGCGAGGAGATCGGCCCGCACCTGAAGAAGGGCGCGGCGCTCGCGTTCGCGCACGGGTTCAACATCCACTTCCAGCAGATCGATCCGCCCGCCGACGTGGACGTCATCATGATCGCGCCGAAGGGCCCCGGCCACCTGGTGCGCTCCACCTACACCGAGGGCGGCGGCGTGCCCTCGCTCATCGCGGTCTATCAGGACGCGAGCGGCAAGGCGCGGGACATCGCCCTTTCCTACGCCTCGGCGAACGGCGCCGGGCGGGCAGGGGTCATCGAGACGACCTTCCGCGAGGAGTGCGAGACGGACCTGTTCGGTGAGCAGGTCGTGCTCTGCGGCGGGTTGACCGCCCTCATCCAGGCGGGCTTCGAGACGCTGGTCGACGCGGGTTATGCCCCCGAGATGGCCTACTTCGAGTGCGTGCACGAGGTGAAGCTGATCGTGGACCTGATCTACGAGGGCGGCATCGCCAACATGCGGTACTCGGTCTCGAACACCGCCGAGTACGGTGACCTGACGCGCGGCCCGCGCATCGTGACCGACGAGACGCGGGCGGAGATGCGCAAGATCCTGCAGGAGATCCAGACGGGGCAGTTCGCCCGCGAGTTCATCCTCGAGAACCAGGCGGGCGCGGCGAGCCTGAAGGCGATGCGCCGTCTCACGCAGGCCCACCCGGTGGAAGAGGTCGGCGCCAAGCTGCGGGACATGATGCCCTGGATCAAGGCCCACAAGCTGGTGGACCGCAGCAGGAACTGA
- the pssA gene encoding CDP-diacylglycerol--serine O-phosphatidyltransferase, translating to MDSHPIVPQDRRRRGIYLLPNLFTTAALFAGFYAVVAAMGERFEAAAVAVFVAMLLDGLDGRVARLTHTQTAFGTEYDSLSDMVSFGVAPALVAYEWSLQSLGKLGWLAAFVYTVGAALRLARFNTQVGVADKRYFQGLPSPSAAAIVAGLVWFATDRELSGETLRYATWVLTVLSGVLMVSKLRYYSFKGGLDLKGFKGGLDLKERVPFVGVLLAVLGFVLVSIHPSHVLFGLFLAYAVSGPAVTVVQRRRRRAARKVQAPARPEEEGPPELGKPGGP from the coding sequence TTGGACAGCCACCCCATCGTCCCGCAGGACCGGCGCCGGCGCGGGATCTACCTGTTGCCGAACCTGTTCACCACCGCAGCCCTGTTCGCGGGCTTCTACGCAGTCGTGGCCGCGATGGGGGAGCGATTCGAGGCCGCCGCGGTGGCGGTCTTCGTGGCCATGCTGCTCGACGGCCTCGACGGCCGGGTGGCCCGTCTCACCCACACCCAGACGGCCTTCGGCACCGAGTACGACAGCCTCTCGGACATGGTGTCCTTCGGGGTCGCCCCGGCGCTGGTGGCCTACGAGTGGTCGCTGCAGTCCCTCGGCAAGCTCGGCTGGCTCGCCGCGTTCGTGTACACGGTCGGCGCCGCGCTCCGGCTCGCCCGCTTCAACACCCAGGTGGGGGTCGCCGACAAGCGCTACTTCCAGGGCCTGCCGAGCCCGTCGGCAGCGGCCATCGTCGCGGGCCTGGTCTGGTTCGCGACCGACCGGGAGCTCTCGGGCGAGACGCTGCGTTACGCGACCTGGGTGCTCACCGTGCTGTCCGGCGTCCTGATGGTGAGCAAGCTGCGCTATTACAGCTTCAAGGGCGGACTGGATTTGAAGGGCTTCAAGGGCGGGCTGGACCTGAAGGAGCGGGTCCCCTTCGTGGGCGTGCTCCTCGCCGTCCTCGGTTTCGTGCTCGTCTCCATCCACCCGTCCCACGTCCTCTTCGGCCTGTTCCTGGCCTACGCCGTGTCCGGGCCCGCGGTGACGGTGGTGCAGCGCCGGCGCCGGCGTGCGGCCCGCAAGGTGCAGGCTCCGGCGAGGCCGGAGGAGGAAGGGCCTCCCGAGCTTGGCAAGCCGGGCGGGCCATAG
- a CDS encoding 2-isopropylmalate synthase: MRDRLIIFDTTLRDGEQSPGASMTRDEKVRIAKALERMRVDVIEAGFPMASVGDFEAVQAVARAVRDCGVCGLARALDRDIDRAAEALREAAAPRIHTFIATSPIHMERKLRMTPDQVLAQAVQAVKRARQYTDDVEFSPEDAGRSETDFLCRVIEAVIDAGARTVNIPDTVGYNTPDRFGALIRELRSRVPNADRAVFSVHCHNDLGLAVANSLSAVANGARQVECTVNGLGERAGNAALEEVVMAVRTRQDLFPLDVRLDTTQIVHCSRLVSNITGFPVQPNKAIVGANAFAHESGIHQDGVLKHRETYEIMRAEDVGWSANRMVLGKHSGRSAFKARLKELGVVFASDAELNAAFERFKELADKKHEIYDEDLQALVTNSGTESEHERFRLVGLKVVSETGRSPHADITLLVDGQEVQARSDGGGPVDASFKAIDGVLHSGSTLQLYSVNNITSGTDAQGEVTVRVERGGRIVNGQGADTDIVVASVKAYLHALNKIMAPAERTHPQL; encoded by the coding sequence ATGCGTGACAGACTGATCATCTTCGATACCACCCTCCGGGACGGCGAGCAGAGCCCCGGGGCCTCCATGACCCGCGACGAGAAGGTCCGCATCGCCAAGGCGCTGGAGCGCATGCGGGTGGACGTGATCGAGGCGGGATTCCCGATGGCGAGCGTCGGCGACTTCGAGGCCGTGCAGGCGGTGGCCCGGGCGGTCCGGGACTGCGGCGTCTGCGGGTTGGCCCGGGCGCTCGACCGGGACATCGACCGGGCGGCGGAGGCCCTGCGCGAGGCGGCGGCGCCGCGCATCCACACCTTCATCGCCACCTCTCCGATCCACATGGAGCGCAAGCTGCGCATGACGCCGGACCAGGTGCTCGCTCAGGCGGTGCAGGCGGTCAAGCGCGCGCGGCAGTACACGGACGACGTGGAGTTCTCGCCCGAGGACGCCGGGCGGTCGGAGACCGACTTCCTCTGCCGGGTGATCGAGGCCGTCATCGACGCCGGTGCGCGGACCGTGAACATCCCGGACACGGTGGGTTACAACACCCCGGATCGGTTCGGCGCGCTCATCCGCGAGCTGCGCTCCCGGGTGCCGAACGCGGACCGGGCGGTGTTCTCGGTCCACTGCCACAACGACCTCGGCCTTGCCGTCGCCAACAGCCTCTCGGCGGTCGCGAACGGGGCGCGTCAGGTGGAGTGCACCGTCAACGGCCTGGGAGAGCGGGCGGGCAACGCCGCGCTCGAGGAGGTGGTGATGGCCGTGCGCACGCGCCAGGACCTCTTCCCGCTGGACGTGCGCCTGGATACCACGCAGATCGTGCACTGCTCGCGCCTGGTCTCGAACATCACCGGTTTTCCGGTGCAGCCGAACAAGGCCATCGTGGGCGCCAATGCCTTCGCCCACGAGTCCGGCATCCACCAGGACGGCGTGCTGAAGCACCGGGAGACCTACGAGATCATGCGGGCGGAGGACGTGGGCTGGTCCGCGAACCGCATGGTGCTCGGCAAGCACTCGGGCCGCAGCGCCTTCAAGGCGCGGCTCAAGGAGCTCGGCGTCGTGTTCGCGAGCGACGCCGAATTGAACGCGGCCTTCGAGCGCTTCAAGGAGCTGGCCGACAAGAAGCACGAGATCTACGACGAGGACCTCCAGGCGCTGGTGACCAACAGCGGCACCGAGTCCGAGCACGAGCGTTTCCGGCTCGTGGGGCTCAAGGTCGTGTCGGAGACGGGGCGCTCGCCCCACGCCGACATCACGCTGCTGGTCGACGGCCAGGAGGTGCAGGCGCGCTCGGACGGCGGCGGTCCGGTGGACGCATCTTTCAAGGCGATCGACGGGGTGCTCCACAGCGGCTCGACGCTGCAGCTCTATTCGGTCAACAATATCACCAGCGGCACCGACGCCCAGGGCGAGGTCACCGTGCGGGTCGAGCGGGGCGGGCGGATCGTGAACGGCCAGGGGGCGGACACCGACATCGTGGTCGCCTCGGTGAAGGCCTATCTGCACGCCCTGAACAAGATCATGGCCCCGGCCGAGCGTACCCACCCGCAGTTGTAG
- a CDS encoding uracil-DNA glycosylase has translation MDERRREYLRLLGVQALEPRGDGPLARSPAPSPAGGPAGGPAPGPCAGDDWEALARRVRACTACDLAATRNQTVFGAGDPGARWMLVGEAPGAEEDRQGLPFVGRAGQLLTSMVRAVGWSRDQVFIANILKCRPPNNRDPRPEEVAHCEGYLHRQVALLRPAVILCLGRIAAQNLLKVEAPLKALRGRTHSYGPAGTPLVVTFHPAYLLRNPADKRRAWEDLRLVLRLLEEAGERASG, from the coding sequence GTGGACGAGCGGCGGAGGGAGTATCTGAGGCTGCTCGGCGTGCAGGCGCTGGAGCCGCGGGGCGACGGTCCGCTCGCGCGGTCTCCGGCGCCGTCCCCGGCCGGGGGCCCGGCTGGGGGCCCCGCCCCGGGGCCCTGCGCGGGCGACGACTGGGAGGCGCTCGCCCGCAGGGTCCGCGCGTGCACGGCCTGCGACCTCGCGGCGACCCGCAACCAGACGGTCTTCGGGGCCGGGGACCCGGGCGCGCGGTGGATGTTGGTCGGCGAGGCCCCGGGCGCCGAGGAGGACCGCCAGGGGCTGCCGTTCGTGGGGCGGGCGGGCCAGTTGCTCACCTCCATGGTGCGGGCGGTGGGGTGGTCCCGGGACCAGGTCTTCATCGCCAACATCCTGAAGTGCCGCCCCCCGAACAACCGGGACCCCCGGCCCGAGGAGGTGGCACACTGCGAGGGGTATCTGCACCGGCAGGTCGCCCTGCTGCGCCCTGCGGTGATCCTGTGCCTCGGGCGCATCGCCGCCCAGAACCTGCTCAAGGTGGAGGCCCCGCTAAAGGCGCTGCGGGGGCGCACGCACTCCTACGGTCCGGCGGGCACGCCGTTGGTGGTCACCTTCCACCCGGCCTATCTGTTGCGCAACCCCGCGGACAAGCGCCGCGCCTGGGAAGACCTGCGACTGGTGCTGCGGCTGCTCGAGGAGGCGGGTGAGCGGGCGAGCGGGTGA
- the rimI gene encoding ribosomal protein S18-alanine N-acetyltransferase: MREADLETVLAIERAAYSHPWTRGIFEDCLRVGYSCWVLEEGRELVGYGVMMMAVGEAHILNVCVSPGHQRRGYGARLLAHLVALSRRHHADTALLEVRPSNRPALALYRKAGFNEVGMRRGYYPAANGREDALILALHLGPDDWHPFTEGPEGRES, translated from the coding sequence ATGCGCGAGGCGGACCTGGAGACGGTCCTCGCCATCGAGCGGGCAGCCTACTCGCATCCCTGGACCCGGGGGATCTTCGAGGACTGTCTGCGGGTCGGCTACAGCTGCTGGGTGCTCGAGGAGGGCAGGGAGCTGGTCGGCTACGGGGTGATGATGATGGCGGTCGGCGAGGCCCACATCCTGAACGTGTGCGTCAGCCCGGGGCACCAGCGCCGGGGGTACGGGGCGCGCCTGCTGGCGCACCTGGTGGCGCTCTCCCGCCGGCACCACGCGGACACCGCGCTGCTCGAGGTCCGCCCGTCCAACCGGCCCGCGCTCGCGCTCTACCGCAAGGCCGGTTTCAACGAGGTCGGCATGCGCCGGGGCTACTACCCCGCCGCCAACGGCCGCGAGGACGCGCTGATCCTGGCCCTGCACCTGGGCCCCGACGACTGGCACCCATTCACCGAGGGCCCCGAGGGCCGCGAGTCATGA
- the cysM gene encoding cysteine synthase CysM, whose amino-acid sequence MTTRSTIESFVGNTPLVRLQRLGAGSGNQLLAKVEGNNPAGSVKDRPALSMVLRAEQRGRLRPGDTLIEATSGNTGIALAMVAATRGYRMLVVMPENMSEERRAVMRAFGAELVLTPAAGGMEQAIDTARALEAAGEGLVLDQFSNPDNPRAHYESTGPEIWRDTGGGVTHFVSTMGSTGTIMGTSRYLKERSPAVQVIGVQPAAGAQIPGIRRWPEAYLPAIYEPSRVDRVMDVGQREAEETTRLLAAREGIFAGVSSGGAVAAALRLGTEVEGAVIVCVVCDRGDRYLSTGVFPAG is encoded by the coding sequence ATGACCACCCGGTCGACCATCGAATCCTTCGTCGGCAACACCCCCCTCGTGCGCCTGCAGAGGCTCGGGGCGGGGAGCGGCAACCAGCTCCTGGCGAAGGTCGAGGGCAACAACCCGGCGGGCTCGGTGAAGGACCGCCCGGCGCTCTCCATGGTCCTCCGCGCCGAGCAGCGCGGCCGGCTCCGCCCCGGGGACACCCTGATCGAGGCCACCAGCGGCAACACGGGCATCGCACTCGCGATGGTCGCCGCGACCCGGGGCTACCGAATGCTCGTGGTGATGCCGGAGAACATGAGCGAGGAGCGCCGGGCGGTGATGCGGGCCTTCGGCGCCGAGCTCGTCCTTACGCCCGCCGCCGGCGGGATGGAGCAGGCGATCGACACCGCGCGCGCCCTCGAGGCGGCGGGGGAGGGTCTCGTCCTGGACCAGTTCTCCAACCCCGACAACCCCCGCGCCCACTACGAGAGCACCGGCCCCGAGATCTGGCGGGACACCGGTGGCGGCGTCACGCACTTCGTGAGCACGATGGGCTCCACGGGCACGATCATGGGGACCTCGCGTTACCTGAAGGAGCGCAGCCCCGCCGTCCAGGTCATCGGCGTCCAGCCGGCCGCGGGGGCCCAGATCCCCGGGATCCGGCGCTGGCCCGAGGCCTACCTGCCGGCGATCTACGAGCCCTCCCGGGTGGACCGGGTGATGGACGTCGGGCAGAGGGAGGCGGAGGAGACGACCCGGCTCCTCGCCGCCCGCGAAGGCATCTTCGCCGGCGTGTCCTCGGGGGGGGCGGTGGCGGCGGCGCTGCGCCTCGGGACCGAGGTCGAGGGGGCGGTCATCGTCTGCGTGGTCTGCGACCGCGGCGACCGCTACCTTTCCACCGGAGTGTTCCCAGCGGGCTGA
- a CDS encoding 3'-5' exonuclease: MNVLAFDIETVPDVDAGRRLYGLEGLPDDQVGRAMFHLRHQESGSDFLRHPLHRVVAISVALRDRDRFRLWSLGDLESPERDLVHRFFDGIERYTPTLVSWNGLGFDLPVLHYRSLLHGVAAPRYWETGEEDPGFRWNNYLSRFHQRHTDLMDVLSAYQGRAAAPLEVVATLLGLPGKMGQSGAQVWDRYLAGDLAGIRDYCELDVLNTYLVYLRLELVRGRLDPQGHARECQLVRDTLAGDERPHLQALLRAWPA, encoded by the coding sequence ATGAACGTTCTCGCCTTCGACATCGAGACCGTGCCAGACGTGGACGCCGGGCGCCGGCTCTACGGGCTCGAGGGGCTCCCGGACGATCAGGTGGGGCGGGCGATGTTCCACCTGCGCCACCAGGAGTCGGGGAGCGATTTCCTGCGCCACCCCCTGCACCGGGTGGTGGCCATCTCGGTGGCCCTGCGGGACCGTGACCGTTTCCGGCTCTGGTCGCTCGGCGACCTCGAGTCTCCCGAGCGCGACCTCGTGCATCGCTTCTTCGACGGCATCGAGCGCTACACGCCCACGCTGGTCTCCTGGAACGGGCTCGGCTTCGACCTGCCGGTCCTGCACTACCGCTCCCTGCTCCACGGGGTCGCCGCCCCGCGTTACTGGGAGACGGGTGAGGAGGACCCCGGCTTTCGCTGGAACAACTACCTCAGCCGCTTCCACCAGCGGCACACCGACCTGATGGACGTCCTCTCGGCCTACCAGGGCAGGGCCGCGGCGCCCCTCGAGGTGGTGGCGACCCTGCTGGGGCTGCCCGGGAAGATGGGGCAGAGCGGGGCCCAGGTCTGGGACCGCTACCTCGCCGGAGACCTCGCGGGGATCCGGGACTACTGCGAGCTCGACGTCCTCAACACCTACCTCGTCTACCTGCGCCTCGAGTTGGTGCGCGGGCGCCTCGACCCCCAGGGCCACGCCCGCGAGTGCCAGCTCGTGCGCGACACCCTGGCCGGGGACGAGCGCCCGCACCTGCAGGCCTTGCTGCGCGCGTGGCCGGCGTGA
- the rlmD gene encoding 23S rRNA (uracil(1939)-C(5))-methyltransferase RlmD, whose translation MTRARGATAAPVKARIGDLTHEGHGIARVDGKVVFVDGALPGEEVLLRVTRHRGRFDEGEVVEVLDPSPDRVVPRCPHFGVCGGCTLQHLAPAAQVRFKQDRLIQGLTHIGSVEPEEVLAPLTGPVWGYRRKARLSVRYLRGPGRLLLGFRERRSQRLVELTRCEVLAAPLPGVLDPLRGALGALAAPHTVPQVEVGVGDEDAAVVVRHLQPLGPGDLDVLRSLGQETGLQVLAQPGGPDSVRPVWPADPRPLAYGLPEWGLTLRFQPTDFTQVNAGINAAMVRLALDLLGVGPGDRVLDLFCGLGNFSLPLARVSGRVVGVEGDPTLAARARENAARNGLENVEFHAADLTRPLAGQAWLTPSPDALLLDPPRSGALEVIQGLGPQLPARLVYVSCNPETLARDAGELVRRHGYRLARAGVMDMFPHTAHVESIALFER comes from the coding sequence GTGACGCGGGCGCGAGGGGCAACCGCGGCCCCCGTGAAGGCCCGCATCGGTGACCTGACCCACGAGGGGCACGGCATCGCCCGCGTCGACGGCAAGGTCGTGTTCGTCGACGGCGCGCTCCCCGGGGAGGAGGTGCTCCTGCGCGTCACCCGACACCGGGGCCGGTTCGACGAGGGCGAGGTGGTGGAGGTCCTCGACCCGTCCCCCGACCGGGTGGTCCCCCGCTGCCCCCACTTCGGGGTCTGCGGGGGCTGCACGCTGCAGCACCTGGCGCCTGCCGCCCAGGTGCGCTTCAAGCAGGACCGGCTGATCCAGGGCCTCACCCACATCGGCTCGGTGGAGCCCGAGGAGGTCCTGGCGCCCCTCACCGGTCCGGTCTGGGGCTACCGGCGCAAGGCGAGGCTGAGCGTCCGGTACCTGCGGGGGCCGGGGCGTCTGCTCCTGGGGTTCCGGGAGCGGCGCAGCCAGCGCCTGGTGGAGCTGACCCGCTGCGAGGTCCTGGCGGCGCCCCTCCCCGGGGTGCTCGACCCCCTGCGGGGTGCGCTCGGGGCGCTCGCCGCCCCGCACACGGTCCCCCAGGTGGAGGTGGGCGTGGGCGACGAAGACGCCGCCGTGGTGGTCCGCCACCTCCAGCCCCTCGGCCCCGGGGACCTCGACGTCCTGCGGTCCCTGGGCCAGGAGACCGGGCTGCAGGTCCTCGCCCAGCCCGGCGGGCCCGACAGCGTCCGGCCCGTCTGGCCCGCCGACCCTCGCCCCCTCGCCTACGGGCTGCCGGAGTGGGGCCTCACCCTGCGCTTCCAGCCGACCGACTTCACCCAGGTGAACGCCGGGATCAACGCCGCCATGGTCCGGCTCGCCCTCGACCTGCTCGGGGTGGGGCCGGGCGACCGTGTCCTCGATCTCTTCTGCGGCCTCGGAAACTTCTCCCTCCCGCTCGCCCGGGTGAGCGGCCGCGTGGTGGGGGTCGAGGGCGACCCCACGCTGGCGGCGCGGGCGCGCGAGAACGCCGCGAGGAACGGCCTGGAGAACGTGGAATTCCACGCTGCGGACCTGACCCGGCCCCTCGCGGGCCAGGCCTGGCTCACCCCCTCGCCCGACGCACTGCTCCTGGACCCCCCGCGCAGCGGGGCCCTGGAGGTCATCCAGGGTCTTGGCCCGCAGTTGCCCGCGCGTCTCGTGTACGTGTCTTGCAACCCCGAGACGCTGGCCCGGGACGCCGGGGAACTGGTGCGCCGGCACGGCTACCGTCTCGCCCGGGCGGGCGTGATGGACATGTTTCCCCACACCGCCCACGTGGAGTCGATCGCGCTCTTCGAGCGCTGA